aagatagcatctcctatgcttgaacatagttttggtttaagctttgtctgttctgattctgaaacccttaacccttatTGGAATAGCCTCTTACATAATCTTCGCATTATAATCATATCCTACCATCATATCCCTCATTACatatcatattcaaaatgacctaatcaactgacctatataccctttataatcctcatgccttatgttggcttacatagaaaattacaaaatgaatatacaagttTGCTCAATTAcaaatatacataaatatcaaaatcaattaccgattgttggatctcccaaaatgatgttggcctcctataCCAGTATCCTAATGAAGACATGACGGCTTGCAATgccggtacccaaagaattcctcctaccaatgaagatacctatcGGTGCCGGTGCccgtgaagtgtctgtcggtaatcaaccaaaccaaaatatgaaagctgGAACATGTTGACATCATTGCCAACATAtttaaaccaatcaaatgagtgtcaattgccaacataatgaATCTTCAAGTAGTCTACctttccactttacaagatactTATGTATTGGTTATTTCGGGTACTATGCCCagtcctactatccaaaatatcttcaatatgaTATGATATCCTCTGTGGTATCTGCTTCTCCAAGTCTACTACGTTGTCCTCATTGAATTTTgtctcatgatactgatgtagatctgcaatgttgaatatatgtgaaatacccaaactacatagtaactctacttcatatgcatttccataactgaatttcttcaagatcttacaaggtccaaacttcctcatctgcaacttattataggttccaactaggaatctctcttttcttagacataccatcacttcatcgccagcTTCAaaatccttatgtctcctcttctcatctactttctccttatagtACTTGTTGATCATgccttccaaatgttgtttaacctaagtATGCACTGTCTTCATATgctctacaaattcttctacttttgcactccttttatcttcattactgatatccctcaactctgatatacctctagggtgtgctccggtaacaatctcaaaaggtgttcttctggtactcttgtttactgaattattgtaggaaaactcttcttgtgcaagaatcaagtcccaactttcggttttgtctccaactaagcatctcaacaaatttcccaaatttCTATTTAGTAcctatgtctgtccatcagtctgtgggtgaaaagtagaactataTCTCAAGTTTGTCTTCAtcctcttccaaagtgttctccaaaaatatccaacaaacttagtgtctctatctaaaactattctcttaggtaatccatgtaatctcaatACTTCCTTGCAAAATAGGTTAGCAACATGCACTGCATATGTTATCTTCTTGAAAGGTCTGAAATGtgtcatcttcgagaatctatctaccaccacaaatatagaatcatttcctctccgtgtcttaggcaatccaagtatgaaatccatgcttatgtcctcccaaggtctctcaaaaactatcaaaggcttatacaatccaacattctaactactaccttttgcaagttgtaAAATTCTACAACTCTAAACAAATTTCCTAagatccttatgaatctaaggccaaaagtaattctcactaatcAATTGCACTGTCTTATCAATACCAAAGTGTCAGACTAAaactccactatgcttctcctttatcagacttTCTCTCATAGATCTCCTAGGTATAcataactgaactcctctaaacaacatctcatcttgaatgaaatagtccaaccacttaGTTCTATCCACTATAACCAGTTTCTTACAAGTTTTCCAAGattctgcaaaatctaggtcatcctcatacaagttctttaattcctcaaaacctaatacctccactctcatctctgtAAGCAAGTTTCTCCTTTTGCTGAAAGCATCAGCAACTTTATTTGACTTCCCACttatatgcttcaacacaaaggtataactttGCAAGTActccacccatctcatatgtctctaattcaacttactctaactgttcaaatactgcaaagcttggtgatcattatacaacacaaactccttaggcaataaataatgtctccacttcttcaatgcttgaattatggcataaaattcctgatcatacacagaatatctcctccttgcatcattcaacttctcactgaaataagctaaaTGTCTACCTTCCTGACttaacactgctccaattgcattcccacttgcatcacaatccacttgaaatactttgctaaaatctggtaaagctaacacaggcttctctgtcaccttttgcttcaacaattcaaagctcctaTTTCCTCTGGTTGTCCATTTAAAATCCTTCTTATCTCCCCTCATTGTTTCTATTATAggactacaaactgaactgaaatttctgataaacttctagtagaaactagccaatccatgaaatgatcttacatctccaatgctttccggtgtaggccattcaacaattgctcttactttCTTAGGATCcttcttcaatccatccgcagatatcacaaatcccaaatagactaactattccttcatgaaattgcacttcttaatttttatcaacaacttttcttctctcaacctctgcaaactTGTCTTAGATGCAATATATGTTCCTCCTTGGTCTTACtgaatatcaaaatgtcatccaaatatacaataacaaacttacccaataacttCTTCAATACctaattcatcaatctcatgaaagtactcggtgcattagtcaatccaaaaggcatcaccaaccattcatacagtccttcatttgtcttgaatgttgtcttccactcatctccttatcTGATTCTAATCTAATGGTATCCACTCTCCTAGTCTATCTTCGTGTAATAtctagctccactcaaacaatccattatgccatccatcctaggaaaaAGGAATgtatacttcactgtgatcttgtttattgctctagagtgagtacacatcctccattctccattctttttaggtgctaacactgttggcACTGCATAAGGACTCAAGATTTCTATGataaaacctttcttcaacaattcttgcacttgtctattcaactcctcattcttggTCGGTGTCATCCGATGTGCTCCTTTATTAGGCAAACTAACTCCAGGAATCAGGGCCATGCAATGACTGACACTTCTCACAGGGGATAATCCATCAGGCACGTTATTTGAATTGATATCTCCATATTCTGTCATCAACTCCTTTATATTCTTcatttgttcttcttcatgctctggatctTCAGTCTTCTTAGTGACTATAGAAAAAcgtacattctcatgtctcatcccatctatAAATTTCCTCCCATCCACCAAACAGAATCAAGTacttgtacaaacttcactcttcaaaggatcctctaagggaaacaaggtttgcttcttCCCATTCGCAACAAGAGTGTATATGttattcctcccatcatgtattgcctatatatcaaattgccaaggtcttcccaacaagatatgaaaaatatccataggcataataccacacaaaacttcatcatgataagatccaatttttaatttcaccaaacatttttcactcactagtatcttatgatcatcttgaatccatgctatctgataagtcttagggtgcttcaatctcttcaaattcatcttattcaccatctcctttgaaacaagattatctaaactaccattgtcaataatgactttacaacacttaccagacaacctacatctggtcttgaacaaattcctcctttgcAAGGGGTCCTTATCATcttcagtatgacacaaagctcttctcatcaccaacaattctccataTTCCAGTTTATTAATTGATCTGGTATAGTCTTCTTTTGCCAATGTTGCTCTTACAGTATTCTTtgccttcttacattcaaaatccCAATGTCCTTCTCTTtcacacttaaagcaggttcctctaaacactTTTTTTAtcttgtcttctctcttctttctcatATCCCTCATTCTGgtatccatcaagttctcttctctaGTAAAATTTTCTATCATCCTTATGGTGTGGCTTACCATCTCTGTTAACTTCCTTATCTTTATTTTGATCTACACAAGGTCCTCTTCCTTCGGAATAGCTTCTTCCTCCTTAAAACATTCCttcaaaaaaccttccacctctacctctttgcttcttCTCATGTGTTGTTTTCAACTTCTCTTTGATtccagggcatattggtaagcttcttcagcACTTTACAACTTCATtagattgagttcatcttgtattaACATCTGGAACCCATTCAGGTAcctagcaacttgttcaatctcatcatcaacgtgtctagatctgatattcaacttgcacaacgcttcggtatactccttcacactagattccttctgcttcaggttctgcaactttcgAAACAAGTTAACTTGATAATCGGcaagcataaactttgatttcaacttgctaACCATCCACTCCCAGGATTTAATCTTCTCTTTATCTCTCCTCTGTCTatctacctgcaaatgttcccgccaaagagatgcatgacctttcaacttagtggAAGAAAATCTTACCTTCTTATCTTTTGCGGTGccttcaaaataaaaatacttttccatttctgtAATCCAATCtaacaattcatctgaatccaacttaccatcataatctggtggggtaaaatgtggtctggtattcgctcttgacaatgctcttataaacctctTTTCATCTGGATCATTCATATTTAATGGATTGATTATATTTAATGGATTGATTATTCCAAATGAGAATTTCAAAAGTTTATGAACTGTTAAATCAAATACTTGACATAGTTTTGATGAAATTTACCTTTAAAATGTAAGAAGAGGGGACAAAACAAAAATCAAGGAATAAAACATCCTAACTAAtttacaaatctaatttgaaaaagtaatcaataataaataataatcactcTAAACTAATTAAAGTTTGGATTGAAATAtgtaaatttcaaataaaaatgaataaatttGGAGGGTTCATTTATTTTAATGTGATTTGTTggttttgtttttgaaatgattatatcttgcaTTAGAAGTCAAGATTCAATATTGAAATAATGTTTATAATACAATCTAATACTACTATTTATGTTGTCTTAGATTGATTTATGCTTACATTCCAATCCATTTGGTAAGGTTCCATCCTATGTGTGTGGTTTTATCCACCATTGTTTTTTTTCCCTTATATTCATCTTGGGTGTACTTTTATCTAGGACAATTGGATTAAAAGAACCTTGTGGAGATTTTTTGTGAGCAGATTGATTATAAAACTTTTGTGATATTGTAGGGGGATTTCTCAAGGTGTAAAAGATTAGAGACATACAAGACAATGACAAAGAACACCTATGATGAGTTAGTAGTTGTTGATGTAAATACAAGCCTAATGAATCTACTTGATAATATATTTCAGAGAGTCTTTGCACTATGATTATTCATGATTGCTAATCTCCTTGAACCTTTCTTTAAAAACAAGATCTTAGATGCTCAATTTATACAAATATGACACACAAGATGACATGCAACAATCAAATTTTAGAATTGATACAAATATGACACACAAGATGACATACAACAATCAAATTTTAGAATTGTCAGCTTTGATGACAATAAATTTTTACACCTTTTTAATCTAGAGTCTAAggaaacaaattaataaatactcATCAATTAACACATACGTTAATGAAGTTTGAACCTATAGCATCAGTATTCATATGAAATAGTACTTAGAAGCCTATACCATGAGTGTTCGTACAGCTATAGGTACTACTCCATACAATCCTGTATATAATGCATTAAAATTGATCAGCGAATTTCATAGGATAAAGAGAGTGGTCTTCAGATTATTGATATTCCATTGAAATAATATACCAATTAcacaataaataatttttttatgcatAGAGAACAAGAAATCAATATTATTGCTGCTACAGCTTTCGTGTTTGATTGTAATTGGAGTAGCCATAGCCATGCGCATATCCACAGATACCAAAGGAGCATTTCTCCTGATGGCAAGCATTGAAGCAACTTCCACAGTTAGCATTATCATTGAAAAAGTTTGTGCACTTTCCTCCACAGCAACCTAACCCATAACCACAAGCATGCCCACATGATCCACAGTTGAATGGGTCAGAAGATACATCAATGCAATACCTCTTCGAGCAGCACGCCCAGTTACCATTTGAGTATCCTCGAGCACTACCATAACGAGCACATAGCCCTGGATCATTACCACACAAAACTTCTGCTTTTCTACCTCTGCTACTATAAGTTCTTCTCAAGAACATAGAATGACTGCCTAGGGAGCTTAGTTCTCTACACTCACATCCTTCATTTCTGACAAGTATAGCCACACATATCAGGACAGAAACTGATAACCTGATTTTGAATACCATTGTTTCAAACAAAGGGCCAAGGTCTTACTACGTGCAAACCTCTAAAAAAAAGTTTGGAAAAGGAAGAAGACAAAGGGTAAGTTGTGATTCAACTGGTTTGGACTATTTATAATGCCCAATAACTTCACCAAATTTGTATAGGAGGAGGAAGTTGTTTAGATTACGTGCCTTGGCTGAGTTTGCTGGGTTGTTGTTCTAGTACAAAAGTTGACCAGGTTAATTTCAATACTTAAAGAGTTAGGCTTGCGGAGTGACAATGTTGAATGTTCACTACAACGTATTGTCATTAGTCAGCTCCGTATATATCCGAATCAAAATTAGCTACAATGTAGAATGTTCTTTTAAGTCTTGTCATTTACAGACAAAACTTTAGTGTGAATATGAGGAAAGTGCAGAGAAATATGGGGCAACATTGGCGACTAGAAAAAATCTTCGCGAATTATTTAGTGCAAGATTAAATCACCATTGCGTTTTCTTTGGACATGAAACTACTTAGCTAATTTAATTTTGATTCGGATTATACGGAGGTGACTAATGACAATGCATCGATGAGGGCATTCCTCAAAATATTGTCTTGTCCACGTGCGATAAAGTCTTATGGTCCCCATCATTTGCTTTGGCCAGCTTTACCCACGTGTTCTATTCATTGCTTTTTGACCACTCATTTTGTTGAAATATCATCAATTTAACGGCTAGTTCGTTGTATAATTGATTTAGCTAGGAGTATATTGAGAAGTTGTAATTACTCATTATCAATTTGTATAGAAAAATAATTGATTTGCAGAAGTCGATTTGATTGGACTGTCCTATAGACTATTTTAGCCTTGTGAACATAAGAattatattcttcttcttcttcgtctcAATCAATGCTTCAAATACTTTGCACATCCTTGAAGAAATTCATATTCTTAACACAAGGTGGTATTTGTTTAAATAATACTTTCATAAGTCTTTTCAACCCAACCTCATGAGTAATCTCTACAAAATTGACTTGGTCAAATTAGCAATGTCAAAATGTTTCTTATTGTTTGAATGAAGAcctaataaattatttttataaacaATATGACTCTAATACAAAGAAGTCAAAGTTATTGATGGAAAGGTTTAATTTACCATCAATATTTGAATACTAATGTAAAATAAATAAGTGTCTTAATAAAAttgtttacaaatactacaaatataGGCATAATTGTAACACAAAATGGCATCCAAATTATAGATCCAAAGacgaaaaaaaataaaatcaaggcTTTTGGAACCCACCATTGAGGATGATTTAGAGTCCTTGGTATTGGCAAGTTTGAAGGATATTTCAAGGTAACATATCAAGCATTATGTCAAGTCTTGAGTATATGTTATAAGTAGCAAATATAGATATGCTTGATGATGCTTGTAGCAAATATACAAAGTTATCATGTCAATATGTTGTTTGACTGCATATTATTTATGTAGGAGAACTCGCACAAAACAATGGTAAATTTCAAGAGGAGTGATCTACCTCTTACatttagggggtatttatttttatgACACATCTTGTTACTTGTTTTTTCTAGTGGATGGGTTAAAGGAATTAGGTGAGCAACTTTTATCAAATTTGCTTCCAAAAGGACATATCTTACCAATTCAAATGCGACTTGTGCACTTGGACATGCATCATGCTTCTACAAACTATTACATCTTTGAAGATTTCTTTGTTACTCCTATTCtaagaaataaataatataaaagaaggAATGAAATGATCAATTCATCATGTTTCTTAGGTCTCTTGCATTTGttccaaaaatatatataaatcacaattggggtgattggttatACCATGATAATTACATAGTTATAAGAGTGTATGATGATCTAGTAGTATTCCATAAATTGTTGATGTTTGTACATGACAAGGTTTCCAATCTAAAAAATGCATGGCAATTGCATGAAGTTAGACATATTTGGATTCGAAACTAAAATTAAAAAACACTTGAATCCTACCTTTGTAAAGTAGAAAAATAGGATATTTTACCATTCTTGGGAGAGAGGGATACACTCTTTCTCGAGGGATGGTCACAACATATGGAATAAAAGTGGATGAAAAAAATATATGATCATGAGGGTTTTGTTGACAAAATGTAGAGGAGTATATGTAGGAAAAATTGACGATCAATATTTTGAGCTTGGAGAAGTATTAATGAGGAACTACCTCATGAAGATTGACATTGATACA
This genomic stretch from Cryptomeria japonica chromosome 8, Sugi_1.0, whole genome shotgun sequence harbors:
- the LOC131857620 gene encoding stigma-specific STIG1-like protein 1, producing MVFKIRLSVSVLICVAILVRNEGCECRELSSLGSHSMFLRRTYSSRGRKAEVLCGNDPGLCARYGSARGYSNGNWACCSKRYCIDVSSDPFNCGSCGHACGYGLGCCGGKCTNFFNDNANCGSCFNACHQEKCSFGICGYAHGYGYSNYNQTRKL